One Pectobacterium polaris DNA window includes the following coding sequences:
- the amiC gene encoding N-acetylmuramoyl-L-alanine amidase AmiC yields MSHSNHHLTRRRLLQSAAATWLLSVSGVGIAATTQVVAVRVWPSSAYTRVTLESNHPLKYKQFSLSNPERIVVDIENVHLNSVLKEIASQFKSDNDPLIKEARIGQFDKTTVRLVLELKQQATTKVFTLGPVAEFKHRLVLDLYPAAGRYDNEEDPLLALLEDYNKGDLERTLPAEAPKAGKAGRDRPLIIMLDPGHGGEDPGAIGKNKTREKDIVLQIARRLRKLIDNESNMKAYMTRNEDVFIPLRVRVAKARKQRADLFISIHADAFTNRSARGSSVFALSKKGATSTAARFLAETQNESDLIGGVSMSGDRYLDHTMFDLVQTVTIGDSLKFGKEILTRLGRVNRLHKNSVDQAGFAVLKAPDIPSVLVETAFISNLEEERKLRTSHFQQQIAESIFAGIKAYFASQAER; encoded by the coding sequence ATGTCTCATTCGAATCATCATCTGACTCGACGGCGTCTATTACAAAGCGCAGCAGCAACCTGGCTGTTAAGCGTAAGTGGTGTAGGAATAGCGGCGACAACGCAGGTCGTTGCCGTGCGCGTCTGGCCGTCCTCCGCCTATACCCGCGTCACGCTGGAATCCAATCACCCGCTGAAATATAAACAGTTTAGTCTGAGTAATCCTGAACGCATCGTGGTGGATATCGAAAATGTTCATCTGAACAGCGTACTGAAGGAGATCGCCAGCCAGTTTAAGTCAGATAACGATCCGCTGATTAAAGAAGCGCGCATCGGCCAGTTCGATAAAACCACGGTGCGCTTGGTGTTGGAGCTTAAGCAGCAGGCGACGACCAAAGTCTTTACGCTGGGGCCGGTGGCTGAATTCAAGCACCGACTGGTACTGGATTTGTATCCTGCGGCAGGGCGCTACGACAACGAAGAAGATCCGCTGCTGGCGCTGTTGGAGGATTATAACAAAGGCGATCTGGAACGTACGCTGCCAGCAGAAGCGCCGAAAGCCGGGAAAGCCGGGCGGGATCGTCCGCTGATTATCATGCTCGATCCCGGTCACGGCGGTGAAGATCCCGGCGCGATTGGCAAGAATAAAACGCGCGAGAAAGACATCGTGCTGCAAATCGCCCGCCGCCTGCGCAAGCTGATCGATAATGAATCCAACATGAAAGCGTATATGACGCGTAATGAAGATGTGTTCATTCCGCTGCGCGTGCGGGTGGCGAAAGCGCGTAAGCAGCGTGCCGATCTGTTCATTTCGATTCATGCGGATGCGTTTACCAATCGATCGGCAAGAGGATCGTCGGTTTTTGCCCTGTCGAAGAAAGGCGCAACCAGTACCGCTGCCAGATTTCTGGCGGAGACCCAGAACGAATCGGATTTGATCGGTGGTGTGAGCATGAGCGGCGATCGCTATCTGGATCACACCATGTTCGATCTGGTGCAGACCGTGACGATTGGCGACAGCTTGAAGTTTGGTAAAGAGATCCTGACCCGGCTGGGCAGGGTGAATCGTCTGCATAAAAACAGCGTCGATCAGGCCGGATTTGCGGTACTGAAAGCGCCGGATATTCCGTCTGTTCTGGTTGAGACTGCGTTTATCAGTAATCTGGAAGAAGAGCGCAAGCTGCGCACCAGTCATTTCCAGCAGCAAATTGCGGAATCCATTTTTGCAGGCATTAAAGCCTACTTTGCCAGTCAGGCTGAGCGGTAG